The genomic stretch CGttcaaaatacgattttatGAGTAAAATCAATGGAATTAGGATTAATCTCTTaataatctgtcaaattttgagtttctttaaaccactggtttttgaaatacagtatCTTAAAGTCAACCATGACATGAAAATGACATCACcctctatttttgttcataattcctAAACCGttcaaaatacgattttatgagtaaaatcaatggaattaggattaatctctttataatctgtcaaattttgagtttctttaaaccactggtttttgaaatacagtatCTTAAAGTCAACCATGACATGAAAATGACATCACcctctatttttgttcataattcctAAACCGttcaaaatacgattttatGAGTAAAATCAATGGAATTAGGATTAATCTCTTTATAATCTATCAAATTTTGAGTGTCTTTAAACTACCGCTTTCCGAGATACAGTATCTTAAAGTCAACTGTGACATCAAAATGACATCACCCTCTCTTTTTGTTCATAATCCCTAAACCGttcaaaatacgattttatgagtaaaatcaatggaattaggattaatctctttataatctgtcaaattttgagtGTCTTTAAACGACtggtttttgaaatacagtatCTTAAAGTCAACCATGACATGAAAATGACATCACcctctatttttgttcataattcctAAACCGTTCAAAATACTATTGTATGTTTAAATTAATGGAATTAGGATTAATCTCTTTATAATCTATCAAATTTTGAGTGTCTTTAAACTACCATTTTCCGAGATACAGTATCTTAAAGTCAACTGTGACATCAAAATGACATCACCCTCTCTTTTTGTTCATAATCCCTAAACCGttcaaaatacgattttatGAGTAAAATCAATGGAATTAGGAGTAATCTCTTaataatctgtcaaattttgagtttctttaaaccactggtttttgaaatacagtatCTTAAAGTCAACCATGACATGAAAATGACATCACcctctatttttgttcataattcctAAACCGttcaaaatacgattttatGAGTAAAATCAATGGAATTAGGATTAATCTCTTaataatctgtcaaattttgagtGTCTTTAAACTACCATTTTCCGAGATACAGTATCTTAAAGTCAACTGTGACATCAAAATGACATCACCCTCTCTTTTTGTTCATAATCCCTAAACCGttcaaaatacgattttatGAGTAAAATCAATGGAATTAGGATTAATCTCTTaataatctgtcaaattttgagtttctttaaaccactggtttttgaaatacagtatCTTAAAGTCAACCATGACATGAAAATGACATCACcctctatttttgttcataattcctAAACCGttcaaaatacgattttatGAGTAAAATCAGTGGAATTAGGATTAATCTCTTaataatctgtcaaattttgagtttctttaaaccactggtttttgaaatacagtatCTTAAAGTCAACAATGACATGAAAATGACATCACcctctatttttgttcataatcccTAAACCGttcaaaatacgattttatGAGTAAAATCAATGGAATTAGGATTAATCTCTTaataatctgtcaaattttgagtttctttaaaccactggtttttgaaatacagtatCTTAAAGTCAACCATGACATGAAAATGACATCACcctctatttttgttcataattcctAAACCGTTCAAAATACTATTGTATGTTTAAATTAATGGAATTAGGATTAATCTCTTTATAATCTATCAAATTTTGAGTGTCTTTAAACTACCATTTTCCGAGATACAGAATCTTAAAGTCAACTGTGACATCAAAATGACATCACCCTCTCTTTTTGTTCATAATCCCTAAACCGttcaaaatacgattttatGAGTAAAATCAATGGAATTAGGATTAATCTCTTaataatctgtcaaattttgagtttctttaaaccactggtttttgaaatacagtatCTTAAAGTCAACCATGACATGAAAATGACATCACcctctatttttgttcataattcctAAACCGttcaaaatacgattttatgagtaaaatcaatggaattaggattaatctctttataatctgtcaaattttgagtttctttaaaCGACtggtttttgaaatacagtatCTTAAAGTCAACCATGACATGAAAATGACATCACCCTCTCTTTTTGTTCATAATCCCTAAACCGttcaaaatacgattttatGAGTAAAATCAATGGAATTAGGATTAATCTCTTTATAATCTATCAAATTTTGAGTGTCTTTAAACTACCGCTTTCCGAGATACAGTATCTTAAAGTCAACTGTGACATCAAAATGACATCACCCTCTCTTTTTGTTCATAATCCCTAAACCGttcaaaatacgattttatgagtaaaatcaatggaattaggattaatctctttataatctgtcaaattttgagtGTCTTTAAACGACtggtttttgaaatacagtatCTTAAAGTCAACCATGACATGAAAATGACATCACcctctatttttgttcataattcctAAACCGttcaaaatacgattttatGAGTAAAATCAGTGGAATTAGGATTAATCTCTTTATAATCTATCAAATTTTGAGTGTCTTTAAACTACCGCTTTCCGAGATACAGTATCTTAAAGTCAACTGTGACATCAAAATGACATCACCCTCTCTTTTTGTTCATAATCCCTAAACCGttcaaaatacgattttatgagtaaaatcaatggaattaggattaatctctttataatctgtcaaattttgagtttctttaaaccactggtttttgaaatacagtatCTTAAAGTCAACCATGACATGAAAATGACATCACcctctatttttgttcataattcctAAACCGttcaaaatacgattttatgagtaaaatcaatggaattaggattaatctctttataatctgtcaaattttgagtGTCTTTAAACTACCGCTTTCCGAGATACAGTATCTTAAAGTCAACTGTGACATCAAAATGACATCACCCTCTCTTTTTGTTCATAATCCCTAAACCGttcaaaatacgattttatGAGTAAAATCAATGGAATTAGGATTAATCTCTTTATAATCTATCAAATTTTGAGTGTCTTTAAACTACCGCTTTCCGAGATACAGTATCTTAAAGTCAACTGTGACATCAAAATGACATCACCCTCTCTTTTTGTTCATAATCCCTAAACCGttcaaaatacgattttatGAGTAAAATCAATGGAATTAGGATTAATCTCTTaataatctgtcaaattttgagtttctttaaaccactggtttttgaaatacagtatCTTAAAGTCAACCATGACATGAAAATGACATCACcctctatttttgttcataattcctAAACCGttcaaaatacgattttatGAGTAAAATCAATGGAATTAGGATTAATCTCTTTATAATCTATCAAATTTTGAGTGTCTTTAAACTACCGGTTTCCGAGATACAGTATCTTAAAGTCAACTGTGACATCAAAATGACATCACCCTCTCTTTTTGTTCATAATCCCTAAACCGttcaaaatacgattttatgagtaaaatcaatggaattaggattaatctctttataatctgtcaaattttgagtttctttaaaccactggtttttgaaatacagtatCTTAAAGTCAACTGAGACATCAAAATGACATCACcctctatttttgttcatatttcctaaaccaataaaaatagaattttataagtaaaatcaTTGTCATTAGGATTAATTTCTTCATAAACTGACCAATATTCACTTTTATATAACCATCAGTTACCAAGATACAGTATCTTAAAGTCAACTGAGACATCAAAATGACATCACcctctatttttgttcataattctTAAACCGttcaaaatacgattttatGAGTAAAATCATTCGAATAAGGATCAATTTCTCCATGAACTAACCAATTTTCACTTTCCCAATCAAACAAAGAACTAAGATACATCTTTTTGAAAAGCTACTTAAGCAGAATTCACTTAATCACTATACATATAACAAGGACAACCCGTATACAAATAtacctttaaaaaaaagtatcgtttatttatatacaacatgctgaaaaattaatcaaataaaaaatttgtgtaaatgtAGAGAAGAAGAATAGTGTCAAAAACAGATAGCTAATTATTCGAAAGCCGATATACTCGTACCTGGGGTCTCACCTGTGTCAACGCTTCCATACGCTGCTTCAACTGCTCCTCAATCTCCGGCAATTTCGAATACTGAGCCAACTTCTGTTCAGATAATTCCAATTTTTCCTGTATCGCCGCTATTTTCTCTTCGTgcaactacaaaaaaaaaacattcccaaatttgcaaacaaaaaaattccgTTACCGACTTTAATTTGAGCTTCCTTATGTTGCAACTCCTGCTCCAATTTCTCGTTGAGATCGTGCAACGACGTCGATTCCCTCTGAGCGTTCAAATATCTCTTCTCCAACGTAGCAATCCGCTCTTCCTGATCCTCCTTTTGGGCCATATTCTCTCGAAGATCCCTCTGAAGCTTCGAATTGGTATCTTGAGACTTCAACAGATCTTTCTGAGCCTTCGACAAATTTTCCTCCAATTCAGCGACTCGGTTCTGCATCTCCGCCACTCGACGCTGCCAATTACTGATCTCCCCTGTCTAAAacggtaaataaataaaaacttttgaataaattgttgaaataaatattttacctgCTGTTCAAGGGCCATTTGGAGATCCGTGATCCTAGCAGCGGTTTCACTATCAGTTTCCACTCCTCCATTAGCAAGACGAGGTTTCGGACATTGCtgaaaatcaatttaatcaaaatatttatttaaataattaattattcacctTATTATTCGTTTGATCTGGTTCGATTTGTCCGTTTTCTTTTGGTATATCGACCGATGCAGGTACGTTAACTTGTTTATACTGCTgtaactaaaaaagaaaaaaattaataaaaatattattttaattaataaaacgACTAACTTCTTCTTTGGTTGCTGCTAATTCTTCTTCTAAAGTCGAGTTTCTTTCTAAAGCTACCCTCAGTCTTTCCCGTacctaaaaattaattaaaaacattagAATAATACGAAATTTGTTGTTAAAATGTGATAAACCTTTTCATCTAAAGCTTTGTGATGTTCGAATAAACTTTTTAATGCTTTTAGGACTTCTACTTCGCTTGAAATGCCTGATTGTGCTGCTGCCTGTCGTTTCACCACTGTCATCCTCAAAGATCTTTCGTGTCTAGATACAAGACATTCTAAATGCTCTAATAATAActggaatataaatttttagcattatttagaataaaatatggTTTTGTTAACGAATTTACCCTTGTGTTATTTCTTTCTGCTTTTAATTCGGCTATTTCTTCTTCCCTTTCGAGAAGCTGTTCTCTAGCTGCATTCAATTCTTTGGTTAAAGTAGCAAATtcctgaaatatattttcacttttctatAATCAGTTCTTATCAAGATACAGTATCTTGAAGTCaactttaaaataacaaataacatcaccctctatttttgttcatatttcctaaaccaataaaaatagaattttataagaaaaatcatTGTCATTAGGATTAATTTCTTCATAAACTGACCAATATTCACTTTTATATAACCATCAGTTACCAAGATACAGTATCTTAAAGTCAACTTTAATGTAACAAATGATATCACcctctatttttgttcatatttactaaatcaaaaaaaaatagtatttcatgagtaaaattatacaaataaggAACAACTCTTTTATGAACTGAccaattttcacttttctatAATCATCGGTTATCAAGATACAGTATCTTGAAATCAACTTTAATATGACAAATGATATTACCCTCTATTTGTGTTCATATTCCCTAAACCGATAAAAATAGGATTTCATGAgtaaaatcattcaaataagGGATAATTCCTTTATAAACTGACCAATATTCACTTTTATATAACCATCAGTTACCAAGATACAGTATCTTGAAGTCAACTTTAATATAACAATTGATATCACcctctatttttgttcatatttcctaaaccaataaaaatagaattttattagtaaaatcATTGTAATTAGgattaatttctttataatctgtcaaattttgagtttctttaaaccactggtttttgaaatacaatatCTCAAAGTCAACCATGACATGAAAATGACATCACcctctatttttgttcatattccCTAAACCGATGAAAATAGGATTTCATGAgtaaaatcattcaaataagGAACAATTCCTTTATAAACTGACCAATATTCACTTTTATATAATCATCGGTTAACAAGATACAGTATCTTAAAATCAACTTTAATATAACAAATGATATCACcctctatttttgttcatatttcctaaaccaataaaaatagaattttattagtaaaatcATTGTAATTAGgattaatttctttataaactGACCAATTTTCACTTTCATATAATCATCAGTTACCAAGATACAGTATCTTAAAATCAACTTTAATATAACAAATGATCTCACcctctatttttgttcatattcactaaaccaataaaaatagtatttcgCGAGTAAAATCATACAAATAAGGaacaatttctttataaacTGACCAATACTGACTTTTCTATAATCATTGGTTACCAAGATACAGTATCTTGAAATCAACTTTAATGTGACAAATGATATCACCCTCTATTTGTGTTCATATTCCCTAAAACGATAAAAATAGTATCTCATgagtaaaataattcaaataaggAACAATTCCTTTATAAATTGAccaattttcacttttctatAAACATCAGTTACCAAGATAGGGTATCTTAAAGTCAActttaatataacaaattatatcgCCCTCTATGATACCTCAAAAGCCAACAAAGTTATTTTAATGGTAACTATTTATATGACATTATTTGGCCAGAAACGACATGAAACTGGTGGTCGGTCTTCTGAGATGTCTCTGCCCTTTCAAATACTACCTTAAGACGATGGGCATGGGAAAGGATGACAACTGCAGATTCTGGGAATGGAAACACTCTGCGAATGTCCTATACATTTCACTAAAAGTACCTTAAAGGAATAGTATTAACACCTAGTGAAAAGGGACACACAAATCCCAAATGAATAGTTTATGTATTTAGGAAGCAGAACAATAAGATGtagtcttgtacaaaatatcttccaAGTATGGGTGCATGGTGGTCGTAAAGCCAAATCATCTCcccaaaagaaatttttttaattttttgatttatgacACAATTTCCCACAATGACTTTATTTTGTATGGTATAAATATAAAGTACAAAGCAATTTTGTTTAGTAAGCAAATGCAACtgacttttcctttttttcaggGATCTTATActctattttatgaatttatacttAAGAGTATACAAAGTTCTTTATTGCATAGTTAAGCAGCCAATCCTGTTGATTGTTAAGGAAGAAAAAAGACTGATTCGAAAGCtttgaatatattgataaatagaaAACATATTATTGTGCATTCATCTTGTGAATTTTGTcacatgaatttagaaaaaccctgtatatggtacattttttatgattaaatgaaaattctgatatgttttgataaaatataaacaattcgttgattaaaaattattaaaaatttggataataaGTATATAAGTTTAATACTGACAAGCAGTAATTTaaccaatttattattatcaaataaagtAAATTAACTAATTACATTGTAAAAATAGATAAGTTCAATTAAAATTGAGTATAtagaatcgaaaaaatttaaagaaatattttactaaCTGAATCAATAAAGCTCTGAAATACGAATATAAAGACAGAATATGACAAAATTGTCATCATTTACCTGTGGAAGATTTGCGGCTATTTGCCTTTGTAAAGAGTCTCTTTCTTTTTCAGTATCCTGTAATTTAATCTCGGTTTCCCCTAAACGATCTTGCGTTTCTCTTAAACTGTCCATTAATTTGTCCCTTTCGTCGAGCATCGACACCATAAGCTGTTCGAAATTTGCATCTTCGCCAGAAAATTGCGAACCCCTCTGACTTATACTGTCTTCCGATATAGTCGGCATCACATCACACATCATATTCCACATgtttaactttatattttattacaaattcgCTAATAGAAACTTATATATTAACTAATTTTTACTCGGAGGCACTGAAACCAAGTATAAACGTATAACGACGACATAATCCCATCCGGTTAGGGCGTTAAATAACGTTTTTGAAAACACTAAGACACACCTACGAATTTCATatcaactttttgaaaaatatacacacacacatacatatATAAACCCATCCTCAGATACCCATTTTAAAACCAATTGTCAATTTCCAATTTGTTAAACATGGCTAGGCAAGCCTTCGAACGGTAAGTAGGCAACTGTTTTATCTTGTACTTACGACTTTCGATAAAAGATGTCACCTTTATAATAGATAtgatttattcgaaatttttaatctaattaAATAAACGTCATAACTCTGCATTAATCTAACAGAGAAAAACCTTAATTAAATAATtgggaaaataattttcttttgtagcAATATACCATGGAGGGTAGAGAGTTTATATAAAACGTGATGGCGCCACGATAgcatatattttgaacaattttttaagaGTACTTTAACTGATTATTAAACATTTCACATTACCCCTGTATGTTTGcattatatacagattgtctcatatacatataattcgtactttcaactttttttgtattaccaATGGCGGccataattgaaataaataatttgaaagtatagtgaaaatttcagTTCTAATCGAATACAGGGTTGATCAATATTCATGATTAATCGTATTTGTACGTACAGGTTGTCTCATATATAATTCGTATTTTAGATTAAAACGTAGCAATTAGTATACAGGGGGAActattatatgaataaatatgttaatttgTATACAGTGTTCATCATTATTCagaatttattcattaaaagtaCAATTAACAGATGGCGGCCATATTTAAATTGCATAATTTGAAAGTTTAGGGAAAATTTCGATTCTAGTTGTATACAGGGTTGATCAATATTCAGAATTAATTATGTTTGTACTTATTGTAGGTTTGAAGTACAAGTTGgggttaaaataaaaaaaatcggttttattcttattatttattaataaaacataggaaaaatcataaaaatatctgaACGCTTCCATTTAGTATGAAGAAATTCCcatttttttcacttcaaatGGACGTAGTGCCATTTGTCGactgaaacaaacaaaaaaatcattgatcTCGACATATCTCTCGGCTTTGTTCAATTCCAACAAACCTAAATGTTAAAGCTTGCATTGGCATGACGGCgatacaaagaaaattttatcaactacaaaaaaattaaaatcggTATCAAGAATAAGcaagaaaaataacgaaaaaattaaacttaaacaTTAACGTGACTTTTTGGACACGCTGTATATGATATAACCTAATTTTTTAAcgaattataagaaaaaatcgattaaatatgatcaaaaaatggggaaataattattactaaccTATTGGATCGACGGATTGTGCTGGTCCGTATTCGGGAGTTTTCTCGATCACTTCTTTAGCTTCATTATAACTAATATTGAAAGAATTTCCATCTAAAGTTGTATTTAcgctaataaaaataaaataaatagtaaaaaaatcgcatgaaacaaaaaaatcaattatttaccATGATATCCCTTTGGCATCAACTTCTTTTGATACCAAGCTTTTCCAGAATTTGTGCACCtgtaaaaaaacgaaaaattatagatttaatattaattagatCAAATTTTACCTCATCGATGATTTTATGGGCGAAAGCTGCAGGTTTAGCTTCTCCATTAAAAGCGAATTGATTTTCCGGTTTTCCATCTGGGATCTTGTAAATTTTGAACCATTCGACCGAAGCTTTCAATAAACctggaaaatgtttttctatgtCGGGAATGTCGTTGATATATTCGGATAACGGATCGTTGACGTCGATAGCGATAAGTTTCCAATCAGTTTCGcctattttatgaaaaaaatttattaaaacgaCGATTTAAAAGGGGAAATAATCAACTACCTTCGTCAATTAATGCGATAGTTCctaatattttaacatttagaACTTCTCCGCGTTTCGCTACCCTATAACCAATTTCAATGACATCAATGGGATCATTATCACCTTTACATCCAGTGCCGTCATCGAGGTGTTCGGGGTTTTCCCACGTTTGCGGAAGGGCGCCATAGTTCCAAATGTAGCCGTGATGGGGGAAACAATTCGAAACGAAACGTGGTTTGCCTTTTTTAATGTCTTGTTTGATTGgattcaaaatttctttcattgtAATCTTTAAAACGAACATTTCTGATTGTAATGTACTAATTCAGTTACAGTTTACATTTACTTACTTCCATTTTAGCATTAGTCCATCTTGGTATTTCTACCAGCATATTGAAAACCTTTTTATTAGCATCAACCACAAGTGGAATGTCATGAAGAGGGGAGATTGGTCCATTTTGATCCTCTATATATCGTATAACgaataataagtaatattttttaaccGAAATATATGTATTAAGTTGTGAAAATTAATCTTATCATAATGATGCAATAGTTCAAATGTATAAACCATAATTAAGaccatcgaaaaaaaaaaaatatggatccAATCAATTATTAAAGTAATCAATTCACGATAggtatcatatttattaataccGAAAATCACACATAATATTGGAATCAatagataatataataagaatTACCGGCACTTTCACCAAAAATAATACGTATTTGAAAATCCTTTTGTGttgaaatatactaaatttcACGTACTTACCCAAGTAAACTCTGTAATCAGCTGAAAATGGAGATCCTCGTTCTA from Diorhabda sublineata isolate icDioSubl1.1 chromosome 5, icDioSubl1.1, whole genome shotgun sequence encodes the following:
- the LOC130444620 gene encoding inorganic pyrophosphatase isoform X2 — its product is MFEKIIFLGLGLSKKSCHIPNLLSCKFISRRMSYSIVERGSPFSADYRVYLEDQNGPISPLHDIPLVVDANKKVFNMLVEIPRWTNAKMEITMKEILNPIKQDIKKGKPRFVSNCFPHHGYIWNYGALPQTWENPEHLDDGTGCKGDNDPIDVIEIGYRVAKRGEVLNVKILGTIALIDEGETDWKLIAIDVNDPLSEYINDIPDIEKHFPGLLKASVEWFKIYKIPDGKPENQFAFNGEAKPAAFAHKIIDEVHKFWKSLVSKEVDAKGISCVNTTLDGNSFNISYNEAKEVIEKTPEYGPAQSVDPIVDKWHYVHLK
- the LOC130444620 gene encoding inorganic pyrophosphatase isoform X1, which gives rise to MFEKIIFLGLGLSKKSCHIPNLLSCKFISRRMSYSIVERGSPFSADYRVYLEDQNGPISPLHDIPLVVDANKKVFNMLVEIPRWTNAKMEITMKEILNPIKQDIKKGKPRFVSNCFPHHGYIWNYGALPQTWENPEHLDDGTGCKGDNDPIDVIEIGYRVAKRGEVLNVKILGTIALIDEGETDWKLIAIDVNDPLSEYINDIPDIEKHFPGLLKASVEWFKIYKIPDGKPENQFAFNGEAKPAAFAHKIIDEVHKFWKSLVSKEVDAKGISCVNTTLDGNSFNISYNEAKEVIEKTPEYGPAQSVDPIVDKIFFVSPSCQCKL